Within Desulfobacter sp., the genomic segment CCAGGAATGCCAGCAATGCCGCCTCAAAGGCGTTCTGCATGAGGATGGCCAGGTCAAAATTCTTTCTGCGGATATCCCGGGCCAACCTCAGAGTGCCCGCCCCCATTTTATGGCGTCCGCCATTCTCATAGATCATAACCTCATCCACATGGGGGTTGGATTCATATACCGGCACCACCCAGGGTTTGGCCAATACAGCGATATGGGCTTGGGGGAAATTTTTACGCACCGCCCGGATCACGGGGGTGGTCATGATGGCGTCCCCCACCCAGTTGGCGGCCCGGATCAGGATCCTACCCCGACTTCTGTCGTCGAATTTGATGAATTTCATATTTTTTTAGGCCAGGGGCTATAGTTTTTGGTTTTCCAACGGTTGTGGACCCAAAAATATTGATCAGGATATTTTTTCACCATGGATTCAATGGCATCGTTGTAATTCTGTGTGTTTATTTCAAGATCCTTAATGTTGTCATTGGTCTCAACCAACTGTATTTCAGGTAAAAACTCGATAAGGTATTCTCTGCTTTTCCGGACCGTATACATTGGGATAACTGGAGCCTTGGTTCTCAAAGCTAACATGGCAAGCCCTTTATTAGTACAGGCGGGTCTGCCGAAAAATTCGACAAAAGCCCCTTTATACCAATCTACATTCTGATCCAACAATGTTCCCACCACACCACCAGATTTCAGAACATCATTAATTGTATCCGATGCCCCGATGATGGGTATCATGGTCACCCCGAACCGCTGCCGCATACTCCGGATCAACCGGTCCAGGGGAGAAAAATCCAGAGCGCGGTAAACAGCATATCCCCTGAAGCCGGTTTCGTCGATGGCCGGTATCAGCATTTCAAAATTCCCCATGTGGCAGGTGACCACAATGACGCCCCGGCCTTTGGCATGGGCCTGTTTAACATGCTCCAATCCCTTTATGGTGAAATGGGAAAGGAACGCTTCCTTGCTGAATTTCTGGGCCCAGGCCACTTCAAACAGGATGGATGCAATATTTTTAAACACCCGCTTACCCATGGCCTCAATCTGGGCCTGGTTCATCTCATCTCCAAAGCACCGGGTCAGGTTGTCCAGGGTTATCTTCCTGTGCCGGCGGTCGATTCTGAACCAGAGCAGCCCGATGAGATCGGCACAGAAATCAGCCGCCCATACGGGAATCCTGCCAAGCATCATCACCAACAGCATGAGGAGCCGGTATATTTGATCGTCGTTCATAAATTCAATTTCGATTTAAAAAATTGTTTAAACCCATCCTCGTTGTCAAACCCCATCCGGACACCGATCACCCCCAGATCCATTTCCCAGTCAAAGCCGGGGTCCATTTTGGTGTGGTCCTTTTCCGTGGTGAGCACCATATCTGCCCCAAGGGTTCGGGCGTGGGCCTTTACCGCCTCAAAATCAGCCCTGTTATACCTGTAATGGTCCTGAAATTCAAGGTGGGCAAGAATCTGCACCCTTAGGCCGGCAACGGTATTTCTAAATGCATGGTTTTGGGCGATTCCCGAAAACAATACTGCTTTTTTCCCCTTAAGGCCCTCTACTCTTGGTTGTATATCAAGGTTAGGAGGACAGGCCGACCATCTGGCCAAGAAGGGCTGATGCCGGGTATAAAATATAGGGTGATCCGGAAAGTAATCTTCTACCTCGTGGATCCTTTTTTCTGCAGCACCCTTATTTCCGGATATCGGGCACCGGGTCAAAACGATACCGTCAATCCGCTCACGGGCCATGGCCGGGGTCTCCCGCAGGCGCCCGGCCGGCAGCATCCGACCGTTACCCAAAGGCCTGTCATGGTCAAACAGGACCAGGTTTAGCTCCCTGGCAAGGGCCAGATGCTGGAATCCGTCATCCAGGATAATTACGTCGGGATGAAAGGTGTCAACGGCCAACCGGCCGGCCGTATACCGTTTTCTGCCCACCACCACAGGAAACCGCTTTTTCATGGCCATCATAAAGGGTTCATCACCTGCCGCCTGCGCATCCATAAGTACCTGGCCGCCGTCACCGACCACTGCGGCAGCCTCCTTATAATTCCCGCCATAACCGCGACTGACCACCACCGGCCGATATCCCATGTCGATCAACAGCTCAGCCAGATAAATGGTCATGGGGGTTTTACCCGATCCTCCGGCTGTGATATTGCCAATGGAGATTACCGGGCAGGGCAGTTTTTTTTGTTTTAAAATCCCGGCCCAGTACATGGCCAGTCGGATCCCCGTCATGGCCTGGTAAACATAGGAAACAGCGACTAAAACGCCTTCCAGGGAAAAAACGCCAGGCCGGTATTCCCGGTCCGATATCTCGGTGATTCTTTTTTCCAGGTATTTAAGAAAAGATTTAATGGAGAAAACCATGATCCAGCCTTTTGATCATTCTATCCAGGGCGCCGACATTATTTAAAAACACCTTTAGGGCCGCCTCGCCCATGGCCCGGCACCGCCCGGCATCGGCCAGCATCGCCCCAGCCCTTTCCGCCAGCGCCCCGGAGCCATCCACCCTTTCAGCCCCGCCGCCATCCAGAAGCAGTCTTTCCATCTCACTGAAATCCGTCATATGAGGACCGAAGAGTACTGGTTTGGCAAACATGGCAGGTTCCAGGGGGTTATGGCCTCCGCAGGAAACAAGGGAGCCCCCGACAAAGGCAAAATCGCACAGGGCATAGGCCATGGCCAGTTCTCCCATACTGTCGATAAAAAGAATATCCGCCCCGGATTTCTCGGGCCCGGAATCCGATAGGCGAGCAGTGGCAAATGGTGCCAAGTGCTGTTCTTTGAGCAATTGCCCGGTCCGGTTGGGGTCCCTGGGGGCGATGATCAACCGGAGTTCAGGGCAATTTTCTTTTATTTTGGAAAATGCCTCCACCACCATGGCCTCTTCACCGGGGTGGGTGGAGCCGGCAATCCATACGGGTTGCCCGGTCCGGATGCCGAACCTTTCCCTGAGCTTCTCCAATTCCGTCGGGGAGATCTCGGGCCTGGGCTGGTCAAACTTCATATTGCCGGTAACACTGATACGGGCTTCGGAAACCCCAAGCCGCCTGAACCCCGCTGCGTCCTCCCGGGTCTGGGCCATGATATGGGAGAGGCCGGAAAAAAAAAGGACAGTGGCCCGGCCCAGGCGCAGGTAACCTTTTAAGGAGCGGGGTGAAATTCTTGCATTGACCAGAACCACCGGTATCTGTTTTCCTTTCATGATGGAGAGGAACCCCGGCCAAAGATCAGTTTCCACAAGGCAGACCAGATCCGGCCGAACCCTGCCGGCCACAGCCAGAACCGCCCCCCATAAGTCAAAGGGGAAATATCCCAATCCATGGAGTGGAGACCCTTCTTTTTCAGGGCCCATCAGGCGCCGGGCCGTTTCAAATCCCGTCCGGGTCGAGGCGGTGAAAATGATCTGGGCATTAGGCTTTTCCTCTTTCATCCGCCGGACAAAGGGGAGGGCGGAATTCACTTCCCCCACGGAGAGGGCATGAATCCATATCCGGTATGCTCCCGATTTTTTCTTTGGAATGCCCGTAAACATGCCCAGGCGCTGCAGCAGATTGGCCCGGCGTTTTTCAGATGCCAGCCAAACCAGGGGCAGAAAAGGAAGGACCAGCAAAAAAACAAGGCTGGCAGCGATGTGGTAAAGAATCATCATTTCTTCTCTTTTATTCCGTCTGGATGAGATAGATGATCCCAAGGCAGAAAAAAACGATATTTCCCACCCAGGCCGCCACCAGGGGCGGCAGTATCTTGGCATACCCCAGGGACATGCAGAATCCGTAGACAAACCAGTAGAGAAAACAGATGACCACCCCCAGGGCAATGGCCACTGGCAGGTTGGTTTTCACAAAGGAGCGCATGCCTGTAGCGGCCCCTGTCAGGGCCATGATCACACATATGAAGGGAAAGGCCAGCTTACCGTTCATGTCCACCTTATAAGTGGTGGCGTCGTATCCTTCGGCCGTCACCTTTTTTACATAGGAGCGGAGTTCAGAAAAACTCATCTCGTCGGATTTCTGGGCCACCCGTCCCAGGTCTTCGGGTTTGATATCAAGGGTACGCCGGATTTCAGGCAGTGTGGACACCATATAATCGGTGTCGGCAGGATTGTACATCTGGCGGGTCACCCCCTGGAAGACCCATTCCCCGTTGTCGTAATACCCTTTTTTTGCATCTATCCGGGCCTCAATTCTGAATCCCTCCCCCATAGTGGTGCAGGTGATCCCCTCGGCGGTCTGCTGGACCGGATCGTAAAAATTAATATGGACCAGGGTCGACCCGGATTTAATCCATATGTCGTTGCGCCCCTGGGACATCTGTGCCCGCCCTGACATCTCCTGGTACCGGATGTAATTGGCTTTGGCCATGGAGATGGGGATCAGGGTCTCCCCCATCAAAATCATAACGCCGGCAAGCAGGGTGCCGGCAAGCAGGGCGGGCTTCACCAGAAAATAGACGGAGATTCCCGAGGACTTCAGGGCCGTCAGTTCCATATTACGGTTCATAATGCCAAAAGAGGCAATAACGGCCAGAAGCAGGCTGGCCGGTGTCAGCTGGACAAACATGAAGGGCAGTTTGAGAAGCACATACCAGAGCCCCCGGCCCAGGCCGATGCCTGAATTGAAAAAATTGTCCATCCGGGAGAGGTAGTCAATGAAGACAAAGAGCACCAGGATCATCACCTGGATGATGATAAAAAACTTAAAAAACTCTTTCAGCCAGTATCTGTGGAGGCACTTCACGAATTTGTCCTCTTTTTCAATCTCTTTTTCAAGGCTTCCACGCCCCGCCTCACCACCCGGGGCAGTCGCACCGGTTCCTCTTTGGCATTGCGGACCAGCAGGTAGATGCCCGCCGCCCCCATCACCACATTGGGCAGCCACATCCCGATGACCGGGGGATAATGCCCGGTCTCGCCGGCGGACCAGCCCGCGGCCAGCAGGAAATAATAAAGCAGGAAAAAGAAGATGCCCAGACCGAACCCTGAAGACCTTCTCAGGGACATGGACTGGACGCCCAGGGGAAAGGCCAGAAGCCCCAAAGAGAGGCAGGCAAAGGGAATGGAAAATTTTTCATGGAAGACCATCCTGGCCTCGCTGTCCAGGGCCTCGGTTTTAAACCCGGCTCTTATGCGGTGCACCAGTTCGCCCAGGCTCATTTCATCCAGGTCCTTGACCAGTTTTTTGTTGCCCCCCTTTTGCATACTGGCCAAATCGATATTGATGTCGTAATGGCCGAAATTGATGTGGGTGACGGAATTGTCGTCTGCGTTCACCTGGTTGATCCCCCCGTCATAGAGGCGGATGGTATAGACCTCTTCATTGCTCATCCGGATCAGCTTTCCCCGGGGGGCCACGGAGATGGAAATAACCCCCCGTGTCCGCCGGTCTTCAATGAAGACATCGGTCAGCTCCCGGGTTTTCATATCCACATGGGAGACATAAATCATGATATCATTGAGCTGGGAATTGAATTGCCGCTCCTGAAGCGCCGCATCAATACTGGACCTGGCCAGTTCTATACTCTTTTTTTTCAGGGAAAGCTTGCCCCATGAAACCCCGAACACTGTCACCCACATGGTCAGCAGGGTGGCGAGCACCGCAAAGACCAGCACCGGCGGCAGCAACTTGTACAGGGAGACCCCAGCCCCTTTCAGAGCGGTAATTTCATTTTCCCCGGACATGCGCATAAAGGTCAGAAGAACGGAGATCATGGCGGACATGGGAATGGTGAATTCCATGAACCGGGGCAGGGTAAAGCCGATCATCATCAGGATATCCGCCACATTGGTGTCGTAATTGACCACCATATTGGTGATCTCGGGTATCCGGGTCATCAAAAATACAAAGGTCAAAAAAAAGAGACTGATGACAAAAGGCGGCACCAGCTCCATGAAAATATATGTATGCGTACGCTTAATTCCAATCATTGCCTTGGGAAAATACGAATTCATTGCCCGGGTGTCAATGCATACTCTTGTTTTCAATTCTTTTTTTTTCTGGTAATGATGGGTGCCATGAAATGTATCATCGCAGCAAGCGGTCAATTGACACCCACCCGGGAGATCCGGGCCCAGTTCAGCGACGCAGATCTAATCATAGCGGCGGACGGAGGCGCCAGCCATCTGCACCGGATGAAGATCACCCCGGACATCATCATTGGCGACCTGGATTCCATCTCTTCTGACACCCTGGATTTTTTTTCCTCTGCCCGGGTGCCCATAAACACCTACCCCTCGAAAAAAGATCAGACCGATACGGAACTTTGCATCGAATATGCGGCTACCAAGGGATGTACCCAAATCGTATTCCTGGGGGTGACCGGCCACCGGCTGGACCATACCATAGCCAATGTACTCCTCCTCCGCCGCACGGCAGACCTGGGGATTGACGCCCGGATCATGGACGCCCACAACGAAATTTACCTGGTGGTATCGGATCTCACCCTGAAGGGGGTACCCGGGGACCTGCTTTCGGTCATCCCTGTATCGGAAAGGGTCACCGGCCTGACCCTGGAAGGCCTTGAATATCCCTTAAAGAATAAAACACTTGAAATGGGCACCGCCCTGGGGGTGAGTAATTGTTTTACCGGCACCCGGGCGCACATCAGCATTGCATCGGGAGTACTCCTCGTAACAAAGTCCAGGGAGTAGTAAGCGGAGTAATCCGTCAGGATTTTTCCTTTTCTCCATCAGGCTTGCCGTCTTTGCCTTCGGTACCCTCCCCCTCTTCTCCCCCCTCGGGTGTCTCTGTGATGGTATGCTCGATAATGAACTCTTCCACCTTGGCCACAGAGGAGGCCACAATGACATGGTCAATCTTGATTTCTTTGATGAATCCCTCCATATAGGGATTAAGAACATCCATCAGCTTTTTTTTCTGGCTTTTAATTTTCTCAAAATTTTCAACATCCCCGTAGACCAGTGAACTTAAAAAAAGAATAGCCGCATCCCTGGCCTTGGGATGAATGGTGGGCACCACTTGATCCGGCATCAGTTCCTTGAGTGCCAGGCTCATGTTCAGGCAGAGATACCGGTCCCTGGCATTGGAGGAATGTTTATTTAAATTAACCGCAATGGGCTTCATCGGTATGATTGGGGCGGCTTCACCGCTGTCCCCCCCGGCCTTCTGCCCCCCGGTTTTCTTCCACTCTGCCACCCGGCCGTTCTCTTCCTTGAGCACCATCAGGCGGCTTTGCAGGTCTACGATCTCGAAGAAACTGGTATCGTTCTTCTCCCAGACCTCTTCGATATCAGACTCAACCACAGTAAAAATCAGCTGATCGTCCTCCATATGCCAGGACCCGTTTGCACTGCCTTTTGAACTGACAATCTTGGAGGTGGCATCTGCAATACGGACCGAGGAATTCCATGTTCCCTTTGGATTTATGATCAAAAGGACGTATGTCCGGTTTCTGTAATGCGTCCAGTTGCCCAGCACCAGTTCTTCCCGGCTTGGCTCTTTTTCTCCGCAGCCCGTTATTCCGGATACGGCAATGAGAATAAGCATTAGCAAAAAAGAGACCTTGAATGCCTCCCCTGATTTACGCCTGATCTGTCCGTACATGGTATTGTCCTGAGATTATGGGTTTATCCTCATGATAGACAGGCTATCACGGCCGGTGAAACGGGTCAAGGCAGGGTCCGGTACAACGAAACGCCTGCCGGCCTTCATCTCTTAAGTTCGGGGGGAACGGTGAAAAACTTTAGTCAAAGCAAGGCTGTTGAGGGATGGAAAATGAAAAAGGCGTCCGTACACAGAGGGTGTCCAGACGCCTTCTTATTAAATGGCTTAAATTACTTAATCGCCGCAGGAACCGCCTGAGCAACCGCCGCAGCCGCCGCCCTGGCCCAGATCAATATTTGAGTCAAGGTGAAATCCCATTCCGGTGAAATCAATCTTGATTTTTTCGGCTTTTGCCATGAAATCTTTATCAACGACAAACTTAAGCCCTTTAACGTCAAAAGAATCGTCTGTATCTTTAGGCTCATCCAGAGCCATTGCAAGGGACGGGCCACCTCAGCCGCCGGAGTTAAGAAAAATTCTGATAGGGGTGGGTTCCTTCCCCTGGAAATAATCGTCGATCTGCGTTTTAGCAGGATCAGTCAACTCAATCATTGTAACACTCTCCTTAAAATCTAATATTTGGCCATTCAGAGGCCGCCCCCTGAATAGCCTTACGTTAACCACACTTATCGGCCTGTCAATGTCAAGGCCTTGCATTTTTTCCATAAGTATACCATAGTTAGTGACCGACTCAATGCCAAACTTTTACCCAAAACAACACCCGGACCCGACATGAAACTATCTGTTCCCTTTATTCCGGACCCGGACTACGCCGGATTCCTGGCGGCGCGCAGCGAAATGCTGTCATCACTCTATTTTCCCCTGGACACAGCCATTCCCTTTGACGCCCGGGTAAAACTCTGTGGTGTGGCCGACACGGCCCAGGACAGACTAGCCCGGCTTCTGTCCCCCCTGTCCGATGTAAAAAAATATATCCTCATGAACACGCGATTTGTGCCCCCAGAGGTCTACATGGACAAGGGGGGGCTGCGCCGGTTCCTGGACACGCTCTCCCGGCTGGCGCATGCGGTTGGCATTCAGGGCATTGTGGTTTCCGATCTTTACCTGCTCAACGCCCTGGATCGAACCGGCCATGATATCATTCCCCGCCTCGAAGCCGTGCCCGGGGTCAACACCATGCTGGACAGCCCTGAAAAGCTGTTCAGTCACCTGGAAATGATCGGTCAGACCCGGTTTGCCCTGCCCGGCCGCATCATCCCCGACCGGTCCCTGAACCGGAATCCAGACAGGCTGCGGGATATGTACACCCGGGTGAAGGCCGCCTATCCGGATATGTCCATAGAACTGCTGGCCAATGAAGGCTGTATTTACCACTGTCCCTTCAAGCCGGCCCACGACGCCCACATTGCCCTGTCCAACACCGGCCTGGTCCGGGAAGCCACCTGGGAGATGAACCGGACAATGGGCTGCCATGCTTATTTCAGCACCAATCCCCATAAATTTTTAAAATCCCCCTTTATCCGCCCCGAAGACGCCATCCATTACCGGGGCATGGCCGACAGCCTTAAACTCTGCGGCAGAACCATCGGCACCGCCTTTTTGAAACAATGCATCCGGGCCTATTCTGCCCGGTCCTTTAAAGGCAACCTTCTGGCACTTATGGATACGGCCCGGTTCATGGCCGATCGGATCAACATCTCCAACCATGCCCTTGGCCCTAACTTTTTTAAAACGCTGACCACCTGTACAAAAGAGTGCAAACAATGTAGGATATGTGACACCATTTTCGAACAGACCGCTGAAATAAAACCTGTTGGCCTAAAGGCATATGAGGATATCCAATGAAGATACTTGTGACCGGAGGCGCCGGCTATATCGGCAGCCATACCTGTGTAGAACTTCTCAATGAAAACCACGAAGTTGTCGTTCTGGACAACCTGTGCAACAGCTCCCTGGAATCCCTTCGCCGGGTTGAGAGCATCACCGGCAGATCCCTTGAATTCCATGAAATTGATCTTCTGGATCCCCCTGGGATCAAATCCGTCTTCACCACCCACAAGGACATCGACGCCGTCATCCATTTTGCCGGCCTCAAAGCGGTAGGAGAGTCCGTGGAAAAGCCCCTGGCCTATTACAGCAATAATATCACCGGCACACTGAACCTGATCGCGGCCATGGGGGAAGCCGGGGTAAACGCCATTGTCTTTTCCTCCTCGGCCACGGTATACGGCGACCCGGCCAGCCTGCCCATTAAAGAAAAGTTCCCCCTTTCAGTTACCAATCCCTACGGCAGAACCAAGCTGATGATTGAAGATATCCTGACGGACCTTCATGCCTCAGCCCCCCAATGGCATATCTGCCTGCTCCGGTACTTCAACCCTGTGGGCGCCCACCATTCGGGCCTCATCGGAGAAGACCCCAGGGGGCTGCCCAACAATCTGATGCCCTATATCGCCCGGGTGGCAGTGGGGCAGCTGCCAAAGGTCAATGTATTCGGCAACGATTACGACACGCCTGACGGCACAGGGGTAAGGGATTTCATCCATGTCACAGACCTGGCCCGGGGCCATATCTGCAGCCTGCCCAAACTCATGGCCACCCCGGGGGTTCAGATATACAACCTTGGTACCGGACAGGGCTACTCCGTGCTTGAAATGATCCGTGGTTTTGAAAAGGCTTGCGGCCACGATATCCCCTACGAGATAACCCCCAGGCGCCCCGGGGACATTGCAGCATGCTGGGCCGATCCTTCCAGGGCCCAGAAAGAACTGGGCTGGAAGGCCCGCAAAACAATGGAAGACATGTGCCGGGACACCTGGCACTGGCAGCAGAAAAACCCCGAGGGGTATTAAGAAGGGAGAAAAAAATGGCGGATTATATCCAGGAATTAAAGTCGCTGTTAGATGCCCGGAACACCGAGGCCGCAAAAGCGGCCATGAAAGGCATTGAGGAAAGGTCCGACGCCGACCAGCAGGCAGTGATTGAAATGCTGGCCCTGACCAAGGACAAGGATGCCCTGCCCCTGACCTCCTTTCTCATGGAAAAAATCAGCCCCGACCACCCCTTCCACAAAAGGCTCTTTCAGCTGGCCACGGACAGGGCCCATGTCAATTACAGCTTCGCACAGGTACTCCTGAAACATGCTGACGAGGCCCAGCGCATGCAGCTCATACCGCTGCTGAAGCATATCATGACCAAAGAAATAAAAGGAGAAAAGCTCAACCAGCTCATCCGGACCCTGGGCAAGATGAAACTGGCCCCCCTGGTGGATGATCTGGCGGAATTCATCTTCTATGATGAACCTGGCCTGAAGCGGGAAGCCGTAAAAGCCCTGGAACGGATCGGAACGGCGAAAGCCCTGGAACGCCTGGAACAGGTTGCCAAAACAGAAAAATGCGACATGGACATCCTGGATGCCGTGGATGTCCTCAGGGACAGTCTTGCATCCTCAGAAGAGACTGCCCCGGAACCGGAACAGGCAACCGCCTCCCCCGCCACACCGGCAGCCCCGGTACAGGAATCCGCCCCCACGCTCAGGGCACTCACCGCCCCCGGCCTTTTGGAACGGGCAGCCGCCTGTGAGTATTACTCTGACCGGGGCGACCAGGTGGCCCAGCTCCTTCACGAAAATCTGGACACCCCTGACCACGACCTTCTGATCAACCTGCTCAGGCTTGCGGCAAGAACCATTCCCAGGGGCGCCTTGGGGGACCTTCTCACCCTTTCAGGGCAACGGGATCTGGACAACTCGGTAAAGTTCTCAGTATACACGGCCCTCTCCCGATTTCCGGAAATTGAGTCCGCCGCCGCCATCCTCAACGGGATAACAGACCCGGTCATGTACATCCGCACGGCCGCCGTAAAACTCCTTGACCGGCACTGCTCGGATTATGTCACAGCGGAAATCAAGCAGAAAATCGAATCCGGCACCAAAACCGGGGAAACCCTGGGGATGACCATACTGGATGCCAAAGCCACCCGCCTCATCGACGCCCTGATGGATTCCGACACCTTTTCCTATATCAGTTCCAACTACCTGGAACGGAACGCGCCGGCCCAGGTCATTGACGCCTATATTGAGGTGCTTGAAAAAAGAGGCAGAAGGTCCACCGTAAAAAAATACACCCGCCTCAGATCCGAAAGAGCCGGGCAGAAAGCGCCCTGGATCGCAGTGATTTACCCGGACGCAGCGGCGCTGGATGTATATGCCAAACTCATCCACGGATGCGGATTCCAGGCCCGGACCTTTACCACCTCCTTTGATGCCTTTGAGTTTATCATGGCCGAAAAACCGGTGGCCGTGGTCTGCGACCTCTTCATCGGGCAGCTCACGGTCCTGGACATGGCCCGGGAAATCCGGGAACTCTATTCTCCTGAAGAAGTTCCCGTCATTGCCTCCTCCCTGCAAAAACACCTGGACCCCGTACTTTTGGAACAGCAGTTCACCGAAGCCGGCGTCAACGCTTTCTGCCCCTTCCCGGCCAAACCCAGCCAAATTAAATCCTGGGCCGGCACCAGGTGAACCAGAGACAAAAAACCGGACGTCCCCTGGCCATCGGCGCCCGGTTGAAAGCCTGCCCAGGCATCCGCACCATTGGATTCAGACCCAATTTCAGGGATTACAGCCCGGCGGAGCGGAAGCAAATCATGGCCGCTGAAAAAATTTACTACCCGACGGCCTTTTATGCGGACCTTTTCAATGCCATGGGCAAGCCCACATTTCCCAGTTTCCACACCTATAAATTCGCCCAGGATAAAATAAGGCAGACCGCTGCTTTCAATATGCTGGGCATCCCCCATCCCCGTACCCAGATCTTTTACGGTCCCAAACAAAAAAAACAGATTCTTAGTTATTTCAGCTTTCCCTTTGTGGCCAAAATTGGCAGGGGATCGGCCAGGGGCAACGGGGTTTTCCTCATTAAAACCCAGGAGGACCTGGATACATACCTCTCACGCAAAGGCCCGGCCTATATCCAGGAATACCTGCCCATTGAAAGGGATATGCGCCTGGTGGTCATTGGCAGAGCAGTCCGCCTGGCCTTCTGGCGCACCGCAGCCCCAGCGGAATTCAGAACCAATGTCTCCCAGGGTGCCGGCATCAGTTTCGATCCCCTGCCCCCGGCGGTGAACGACCTGGCCCTGTCCACGGCCGCCAAATGCGGGTGGGACGATGTGGGCCTGGATATTGCCGAAGTCAACGGCAGGTATTATGTGCTGGAGGGAAACATGAAATACGGCACAAAGGGCTTCCAACAGGCGGGAATCAATTACAAGGAACTGGTGGCAGA encodes:
- a CDS encoding RimK family alpha-L-glutamate ligase; translated protein: MNQRQKTGRPLAIGARLKACPGIRTIGFRPNFRDYSPAERKQIMAAEKIYYPTAFYADLFNAMGKPTFPSFHTYKFAQDKIRQTAAFNMLGIPHPRTQIFYGPKQKKQILSYFSFPFVAKIGRGSARGNGVFLIKTQEDLDTYLSRKGPAYIQEYLPIERDMRLVVIGRAVRLAFWRTAAPAEFRTNVSQGAGISFDPLPPAVNDLALSTAAKCGWDDVGLDIAEVNGRYYVLEGNMKYGTKGFQQAGINYKELVADLICRGEL